TGTGCCAACCAGCACACCCCACGATTTTGTCATAATCCGTACCCAACAGCCCTAGCAAAACGCCAACTGTATTATTCAAAGTGATGAAAACCGCTCAGTATAAACGGTGCTTTTGTGACAAACCCCGCAAAAGCGGCTGAATATGCGGGAATAGTAACCATTTGTCTATTAGGGATTTCCCTTGCTCTTCACGCTTAAAACAAACTCACCCCTGCCAAACAAGCCCCAATACGCAACCAGAGCTGCTAACAAAGCCACTCCTCCCGCCACCGAGAAGGTCAGCGCCGCGCCCCATGACTGCCAAAATTGCCCCGCAAAATAACTGCCCACTGCCCCACCAGCACCAAAACTGACACTGGCATAAATCGCCTGCCCTCGCCCCTGATGACGACCGACAAAAAAGCGGTGAATAAAGGAAATGGCCGCCAAATGATAGAGACCAAAGCTGGCCGCATGCAGCAGTTGAGCAAACAGCAACACAACCTGCACCTCAACAAAATAGGCGATCAACAACCAACGCAAGGCGGTTAAAAACAGACTCAACGCCAACAACGTACCCAAAGGAAAGCGACGCAACAGCTGCGGTGCCCAGATAAAGACCCCAATCTCCGCCACCACCCCCAAAGCCCACAGCAGACCAATCACTGTTGTACTGTAACCGACCTGCTCCAAATAGATGCTGTAAAACACATAATAAGGGCCATGACTGGCCTGCAACAGAAAACAGGCCAGCAACAACGCCAGCACTTTTGGCTGCTTCAACACCGACCAAAGACTGGCCGCAGAAGAGGGGTGCTCAGAGGCCGGAGCTTCCGGCACCAGCAAGGAAGAGAGCCACAGCACCACAAACAGCCACAACACAATCCACGGCAAAGTCTCGACACCAAAACGATCCAACAGCGGCCCCAACACCACCACCAGCAGAATAAAACCCAAGGAACCCCAAAGGCGAATGCGACCGTAAGCGTGGCTGTTTTTGCCCAGATGAGAAAAGGTGACCGCTTCAAATTGCGGCAAAGAGGCGTTCCAAAAAAAACTAAAGAGCGCCATTACCAGCGCCAGCCACAAATAACTGTTGACCCACAACAGCAATGAAAAACTCAGCAACGCCAACAGACTGGTGATGCGCACCACCCACATGCCCTTGCCGGTGTGATCCGCCACCCAGCCCCAAATATTGGGCGCAATCAACTTGGTCAACGCCAAAATGGCAATCAACTCACCAATTTCAGCGGCAGAGAACCCCAACGATTGCAGATAAAGCCCCCAGTAGGGGATCAAAGCACCCAGGGTGGCAAAATAGAACAGATAAAACGAGGAGAGTTTCCAGTACGGCAGATCAGAAGAGGTCACAACAGAGCCGCACCAGAAAAGAAAAAATTACACGCCCGCCGGAATCACCGGAGTATCCACCATCACATCGCCATTTTGCGCTCGATGTCGCAGATAGTGATCCATCAACACCAGAGCCAACATCGCCTCGGCAATTGGGGTGGCACGAATGCCGACACAAGGGTCGTGCCGCCCCTTGGTGACCACCTCAATCGGCTCGCCTTGCAAATTCACACTGCGCCCAGGCAGACGCATACTGGAAGTGGGTTTCATCGCAATGGAAGCCACAATCGCCTGCCCTGAAGAGATCCCCCCCAGCACCCCACCCGCATGATTGGAGAGAAACCCTTCAGGAGTGATCTCATCGCGGTGTTCCGTGCCTTTTTGCGCCACACAATCAAAGCCCGCGCCGATCTCCACCCCTTTGACGGCGTTGATGCTCATCAAGGCATGAGCAATATCCGCATCAAGACGATCAAAAATCGGCTCACCCAAACCTGGTGGAAGACCTTCGGCTACCACGGTCACTTTTGCCCCCACCGAATTGCCCTCTTTACGCAAGGCATCCATATACGCTTCCAGCTCAGGCACCTGCGCGGCGTTCGGCCAGAAAAAGGGGTTATCACCCACCACCGACCAGTCCAAACCTTCGGCTTTAATCGGCCCCAACTGAGAAAGATGACCACGAATCGTCACCCCCAACTGCTGCGCCAGATATTTTTTCGCAATCGCACCAGCCGCCACTCGCATCGCCGTTTCACGCGCAGAAGATCGACCGCCGCCACGGTAATCGCGGAAACCGTATTTTTGTGTATAAGTGTAATCGGCGTGACCGGGACGGAACCGATCCATAATATCTGAATAATCTTTCGAACGTTGATCGACGTTTTCAATGATTAGGGCAATGGGTGTACCGGTGGTTTTACCCTCAAACACCCCTGAGAGAATTTTGACCTGATCCGGTTCGCGGCGCTGGGTGGTGTGACGCGAGGTACCTGGGCGACGACGATCCAGATCTCCTTGCAGATCCGCCTCGCAAAGCGCTAACCCAGGGGGGCAGCCGTCCACAATGCAACCGATGGCGGGGCCGTGACTTTCACCGAAACCGGTGGTC
The sequence above is a segment of the Gammaproteobacteria bacterium genome. Coding sequences within it:
- the aroC gene encoding chorismate synthase is translated as MSGNSFGKLFTTTGFGESHGPAIGCIVDGCPPGLALCEADLQGDLDRRRPGTSRHTTQRREPDQVKILSGVFEGKTTGTPIALIIENVDQRSKDYSDIMDRFRPGHADYTYTQKYGFRDYRGGGRSSARETAMRVAAGAIAKKYLAQQLGVTIRGHLSQLGPIKAEGLDWSVVGDNPFFWPNAAQVPELEAYMDALRKEGNSVGAKVTVVAEGLPPGLGEPIFDRLDADIAHALMSINAVKGVEIGAGFDCVAQKGTEHRDEITPEGFLSNHAGGVLGGISSGQAIVASIAMKPTSSMRLPGRSVNLQGEPIEVVTKGRHDPCVGIRATPIAEAMLALVLMDHYLRHRAQNGDVMVDTPVIPAGV
- a CDS encoding MFS transporter, with protein sequence MTSSDLPYWKLSSFYLFYFATLGALIPYWGLYLQSLGFSAAEIGELIAILALTKLIAPNIWGWVADHTGKGMWVVRITSLLALLSFSLLLWVNSYLWLALVMALFSFFWNASLPQFEAVTFSHLGKNSHAYGRIRLWGSLGFILLVVVLGPLLDRFGVETLPWIVLWLFVVLWLSSLLVPEAPASEHPSSAASLWSVLKQPKVLALLLACFLLQASHGPYYVFYSIYLEQVGYSTTVIGLLWALGVVAEIGVFIWAPQLLRRFPLGTLLALSLFLTALRWLLIAYFVEVQVVLLFAQLLHAASFGLYHLAAISFIHRFFVGRHQGRGQAIYASVSFGAGGAVGSYFAGQFWQSWGAALTFSVAGGVALLAALVAYWGLFGRGEFVLSVKSKGNP